In one window of Rhinoderma darwinii isolate aRhiDar2 chromosome 7, aRhiDar2.hap1, whole genome shotgun sequence DNA:
- the LOC142657395 gene encoding renalase-like — MSGNKTSVAIIGGGISGLVCAARLSQLGITNATVFDTGKHAPGGRCSSRFINIEGKLHIFDHAVQFFTVSDPRFAKIVSFLHNKGAVKVWPGKIAHLKLGGKPTEVKNVQAFIGTRGMQSVPECLSSLVHMEGNKWVSNVYWDPLIKKWKVDDHGWFDYLVVAHNGKCAARLMADAGVPQIHNLLKVKFGPVLSPQTNVMQLCSLWVLLFALLRKIEIDFDGAFVDHSDISWIGNNTSKYSAENQMDCWTIISTKTFGANHKVPQEFIPPSTEKEVTHLLLNGFAELTGINRQLVAPCFTKVQLWGAANPLNVLQGEECVFQSSHNVGICGDWLVSPSVEGAAVSGLALAEVLIRHVNGERKDVGLKKRLEPVESEAIGSFPTNKSLFFKPAK; from the coding sequence ATGAGCGGGAATAAGACTTCAGTGGCCATTATTGGTGGTGGCATCTCAGGCTTGGTCTGTGCAGCAAGACTATCACAGCTGGGCATCACTAATGCTACAGTTTTCGACACTGGAAAGCATGCGCCAGGTGGTAGATGTAGCAGTCGGTTCATCAACATTGAAGGTAAACTCCATATATTTGATCATGCTGTCCAGTTCTTCACTGTGAGTGATCCCAGGTTTGCCAAAATTGTGTCCTTTCTGCATAATAAGGGGGCCGTGAAAGTGTGGCCTGGTAAAATTGCTCACCTTAAACTGGGTGGAAAGCCAACAGAAGTGAAGAACGTACAAGCTTTTATTGGGACCAGGGGAATGCAGTCCGTTCCTGAGTGTCTATCGAGTCTTGTTCACATGGAAGGAAACAAATGGGTCAGCAATGTTTACTGGGATCCTCTTATTAAGAAGTGGAAAGTTGATGACCACGGCTGGTTTGATTATTTAGTAGTTGCCCATAATGGGAAGTGTGCGGCTCGACTGATGGCTGATGCTGGTGTACCACAAATCCACAATCTTCTGAAGGTGAAGTTTGGACCTGTTCTATCACCGCAGACCAATGTCATGCAATTGTGCTCCCTCTGGGTGCTGCTGTTTGCTCTACTTCGGAAGATTGAGATTGACTTTGACGGAGCTTTTGTGGACCATTCAGACATATCGTGGATTGGAAATAACACCTCCAAATACAGTGCAGAAAACCAGATGGACTGCTGGACCATTATCAGCACCAAGACTTTTGGGGCCAACCATAAGGTTCCTCAGGAGTTTATTCCACCTTCAACAGAGAAAGAAGTTACTCATTTGCTTCTGAATGGTTTTGCAGAGTTAACTGGCATAAACCGACAACTTGTAGCACCGTGCTTTACCAAAGTACAGTTATGGGGGGCAGCTAACCCCCTTAATGTTCTTCAGGGAGAGGAATGTGTCTTTCAGTCAAGTCACAACGTTGGGATTTGTGGAGACTGGCTGGTAAGTCCGAGTGTAGAAGGAGCAGCCGTTAGTGGCTTGGCCTTAGCCGAGGTCCTCATCCGGCATGTCAATGGAGAAAGAAAAGACGTAGGCTTGAAGAAGCGCCTAGAGCCGGTGGAGTCTGAAGCTATTGGTTCTTTCCCAACAAACAAAAGTTTATTCTTTAAACCTGCAAAATAA